In the genome of Piliocolobus tephrosceles isolate RC106 unplaced genomic scaffold, ASM277652v3 unscaffolded_108, whole genome shotgun sequence, one region contains:
- the LOC111529177 gene encoding codanin-1 isoform X2, with amino-acid sequence MAAVLESLLREEVSVAAVVRWIARSTRGSEVTALTRPQDNPGEAAALSSLRPLRKEFVPFLLNFLREQSSRVLPQGPPTPAKAPGASAALPGRPGGPSRGSRGARSQLFPPTEAPSTAAEAPLARRGGRRRGPGPARERGGRGLEEGVSGENLPGAGGRRLRGSGSPSRPSLTLSDPPNLSNLEEFPPVGSVPPGPTGTKPSRRINPTPVSEERSLSKPKTCFTSPPINCVPNSQPSALDTSPWGLGLPPGCRSLQEEREMLRKERSKQLQQSPTPTCPTPELGSPLPSRAGSLTDEPADPARVSSRQRLELVALVYSSCIAENLVPNLFLELFFVFQLLTARRMVTAKNSDPELSPGVLDSLESPLFQSIHDCVFFAVQVLECHFQVLSNLDKGTLKLLAENERLLCFSPALQGRLRAAYEGSVAKVSLAMPPSAQAVSFQPETDNRANFSSDRAFHTFKKQRDVFYEVLREWEDHHEEPGWDFEKGLGSRIRAMMGQLSAACSHSHFVRLFQKQLLQMCQSPGGAGGTVLGEAPDVLSMLGADKLGRLWRLQERLMAPQSSGGPCPPPTFPGCQGFFRDFILSASSFQFNQHLMDSLSLKIRELNGLALPQHEPSDEDGESDVDWQGERRQFAVVLLSLRLLAKFLGFVAFLPYRGPEPPPTGELQDSILALRSQVPPVLDVRTLLQRGLQARRAVLTVPWLVEFLSFADHVVPLLDYYRDIFILLLRLHRSLVLSQESEAKMCFLNKLLLLAVLGWLFQIPTVPEDLFFLEEGPSDAFEVDTVAPEHGLDAAPVVDQQLLYTCCPYIGELRKLLALWVSGSTGRSGGFMRKITPTTTTGLGAQPSGTSQGLQARLAHAFFHNQPPSLRRTVEFVAERIGSNCVKHIKATLVADLVRQAESLLQEQLVTQGEEGGDPAQLLEILCSQLCPHGAQALALGREFCQRKSPGAVRALLPEETPAAVLSSAENIAVGLATEKACAWLSANITALIRREVKAAVSRTLRAQGPEPAARGERRGCSRACEHHAPLPSHLISEIKDVLSLAVGPRDPDEGVSPEHLEQLLGQLGQTLRCRQFLCPPAEQHLAKCSVDLASLLVADQIPILGPPAQYRLERGQARRLLHMLLSLWKEDFQGPVPLQLLLSPRNVGLLADTRPREWDLLLFLLRELVEKGLMGRMEIEACLGSLHQAQWPGDFAEELATLSNLFLAEPHLPEPQLRTCELVQPNRGTVLAQS; translated from the exons GCGCGCAGCACCCGGGGTTCGGAGGTAACAGCGCTGACACGCCCCCAG GATAACCCCGGGGAGGCGGCCGCGCTGAGCTCACTCCGGCCCCTGCGGAAAGAATTCGTACCGTTCCTGTTGAACTTCCTGAGGGAGCAGAGCAGCCGCGTCCTCCCGCAGGGGCCCCCGACCCCCGCCAAGGCCCCGGGCGCCTCGGCAGCCTTGCCAGGGAGGCCGGGAGGCCCGTCGCGGGGCAGCCGCGGGGCGCGCAGCCAGCTTTTCCCTCCGACCGAGGCCCCGAGCACCGCCGCCGAGGCCCCTCTGGCCCGCCGCGGGGGCAGGAGGCGGGGCCCGGGGCCGGCCCGCGAGCGTGGAGGCCGCGGCCTGGAGGAGGGGGTCAGCGGGGAGAACCTGCCCGGAGCCGGGGGCCGGAGGCTTAGGGGCTCTGGCAGCCCCAGCCGCCCCAGCCTCACGCTCTCTGATCCACCAAACCTCAGCAACCTGGAGGAGTTCCCTCCCGTAGGCTCGGTTCCCCCCGGCCCTACAGG GACGAAGCCTTCTCGCAGGATCAACCCAACTCCGGTGAGCGAAGAGCGGTCACTCTCCAAGCCCAAGACCTGCTTCACCTCACCCCCCATCAACTGTGTCCCCAATTCCCAACCCTCAGCCCTGGACACTAGCCCTTGGGGCCTTGGCCTTCCCCCAGGGTGCAGAAGTCTGCAAGAGGAGCGGGAGATGCTCAGGAAGGAGCG CTCTAAGCAGCTGCAGCAGTCACCTACCCCCACCTGTCCCACCCCAGAACTGGGGTCGCCCCTCCCCAGCCGGGCAGGAAGCCTCACAGATGAACCTGCAGACCCTGCCAGAGTGTCTTCCCGCCAGCGCCTGGAGCTGGTAGCCCTTGTTTACTCCTCGTGCATTGCTG AGAACCTCGTACCAAACCTCTTCTTGGAGCTTTTCTTCGTCTTTCAGCTGCTCACTGCCCGGAGGATGGTGACTGCCAAGAACAGTGACCCTGAACTAAGTCCAGGTGTCCTAG ATTCCCTGGAAAGCCCACTGTTCCAAAGCATCCACGATTGTGTCTTCTTTGCAGTGCAGGTTTTGGAGTGTCACTTTCA GGTTCTTTCCAACCTGGACAAAGGGACCTTGAAGCTGCTGGCTGAGAATGAGCGGCTGCTGTGCTTCTCACCAGCTCTGCAAGGCCGCCTTCGAGCTGCCTATGAGGGCAGTGTTGCCAAG GTCTCTCTGGCAATGCCTCCTTCTGCTCAAGCTGTCTCCTTTCAGCCAGAGACTGACAATCGTGCCAACTTCTCCAGTGACCGAGcctttcatacttttaaaaaacagag GGATGTGTTTTATGAGGTGCTGCGAGAGTGGGAAGATCACCATGAGGAGCCTGGCTGGGATTTTGAGAAGGGCTTGGGCAGCAGAATCAG GGCCATGATGGGccagctctctgcagcctgcaGCCACAGCCACTTTGTTCGGCTTTTCCAAAAACAACTACTCCAG ATGTGTCAGAGCCCTGGTGGTGCTGGGGGCACCGTCTTGGGCGAGGCCCCAGATGTGTTGAGTATGCTGGGAGCTGACAAGCTGGGGCGGTTGTGGCGCCTACAGGAACGGCTTATGGCTCCTCAGAGCAGTGGGGGGCCCTGCCCACCCCCGACCTTCCCAGGCTGTCAAGGCTTCTTTAGGGACTTCATCCTTAGTGCCAGCAG CTTCCAGTTTAACCAGCATCTCATGGACAGTCTGAGCCTGAAGATCCGGGAGCTCAATGGCCTGGCCTTGCCCCAGCATGAGCCCAGTGATGAAGACGGGGAGTCAGATGTAGACTGGCAG GGTGAGCGGAGGCAATTTGCTGTGGTGCTTCTTAGCCTGAGACTTTTGGCTAAATTCCTGGGCTTTGTGGCTTTCCTGCCATACCGGGGGCCTGAACCTCCCCCGACCGGTGAGCTTCAGGACTCCATTCTGGCCCTCAGGAGCCAG GTCCCTCCGGTCCTGGATGTGCGGACTCTGCTGCAGCGAGGGCTGCAGGCCCGCCGGGCGGTGCTCACCGTGCCCTGGCTGGTGGAGTTTCTCTCCTTTGCTGACCATGTTGTTCCCTTGCTGGACTATTACCGGGACATCTTCATTCTCCTGCTGCGCCTGCACCG GAGCTTGGTGTTGTCGCAGGAGAGTGAGGCGAAGATGTGTTTCCTGAACAAGCTGCTGCTCCTTGCTGTCCTGGGCTGGCTTTTCCAG ATTCCCACAGTCCCTGAGGACTTGTTCTTTCTGGAAGAGGGTCCCTCAGATGCCTTTGAGGTGGACACAGTAGCCCCAGAGCATGGCTTG GACGCGGCGCCTGTGGTGGACCAGCAGCTGCTTTACACCTGCTGCCCCTACATCG GGGAGCTCCGGAAACTGCTGGCGCTGTGGGTGTCAGGCAGCACTGGACGGAGTGGGGGCTTCATGAGGAAAATCACCCCCACCACGACCACCGGGCTGGGAGCCCAGCCTTCCGGGACCAGCCAGGGGCTGCAG GCGCGGCTTGCCCACGCCTTTTTCCACAACCAGCCACCCTCCCTGCGCCGGACTGTAGAGTTTGTGGCAGAGAGAATTGGATCAAACTGTGTCAAACATATCAA GGCTACACTGGTGGCAGATCTGGTGCGCCAGGCAGAGTCACTTCTCCAAGAGCAGCTGGTGAcccagggagaggaagggggagaCCCAGCCCAACTGTTGGAGATCTTGTGTTCCCAGCTGTGCCCCCACGGGGCCCAGGCATTGGCCCTGGGGCGGGA GTTCTGTCAAAGGAAAAGCCCTGGGGCTGTGCGGGCGCTGCTTCCAGAGGAGACCCCGGCAGCT GTTCTGAGCAGTGCAGAGAACATTGCTGTGGGGCTTGCAACAGAGAAAGCCTGTGCTTGGCTGTCAGCCAATATCACAG CACTGATCAGGAGGGAGGTGAAAGCAGCAGTGAGTCGCACACTTCGAGCCCAGGGTCCTGAACCTGCTGCCCGGGGGGAGCGGAGGGGCTGCTCCCGCGCCTGTGAGCACcatgctcccctcccctcccacctcatctCCGAGATCAAA GACGTGCTCTCCTTGGCCGTGGGGCCACGGGACCCTGACGAAGGAGTTTCCCCAGAGCATCTGGAACAGCTCCTAGGCCAGCTGGGCCAGACACTGCGGTGCCGCCAG TTCCTGTGCCCACCTGCTGAGCAGCATCTGGCAAAGTGCTCTGTGGACTTAGCTTCCCTCCTCG TTGCAGATCAAATTCCCATCCTAGGTCCCCCGGCACAGTACAGGCTGGAGAGAGGGCAGGCTCGAAGGCTTCTGCACATGCTGCTTTCCTTGTGGAAGGAAGACTTTCAGGGGCCAGTTCcgctgcagctgctgctgagCCCAAGAAATGTGGGGCTTCTGGCAGACACAAGGCCCAGGGAG TGGGACTTGCTGCTGTTCTTGCTCCGGGAGCTGGTGGAGAAGGGTCTGATGGGAAGGATGGAGATAGAGGCCTGCCTAGGCAGCCTCCACCAGGCCCAGTGGCCAGGG GACTTTGCTGAAGAATTAGCAACACTGTCTAACCTGTTTCTAGCTGAGCCCCACCTGCCGGAACCCCAGCTAAGAACTTGTGAGTTGGTGCAGCCAAACCGGGGCACTGTGCTGGCCCAGAGCTAG
- the LOC111529177 gene encoding codanin-1 isoform X3, protein MAAVLESLLREEVSVAAVVRWIARSTRGSEDNPGEAAALSSLRPLRKEFVPFLLNFLREQSSRVLPQGPPTPAKAPGASAALPGRPGGPSRGSRGARSQLFPPTEAPSTAAEAPLARRGGRRRGPGPARERGGRGLEEGVSGENLPGAGGRRLRGSGSPSRPSLTLSDPPNLSNLEEFPPVGSVPPGPTGTKPSRRINPTPVSEERSLSKPKTCFTSPPINCVPNSQPSALDTSPWGLGLPPGCRSLQEEREMLRKERSKQLQQSPTPTCPTPELGSPLPSRAGSLTDEPADPARVSSRQRLELVALVYSSCIAENLVPNLFLELFFVFQLLTARRMVTAKNSDPELSPGVLDSLESPLFQSIHDCVFFAVQVLECHFQVLSNLDKGTLKLLAENERLLCFSPALQGRLRAAYEGSVAKVSLAMPPSAQAVSFQPETDNRANFSSDRAFHTFKKQRDVFYEVLREWEDHHEEPGWDFEKGLGSRIRAMMGQLSAACSHSHFVRLFQKQLLQMCQSPGGAGGTVLGEAPDVLSMLGADKLGRLWRLQERLMAPQSSGGPCPPPTFPGCQGFFRDFILSASSFQFNQHLMDSLSLKIRELNGLALPQHEPSDEDGESDVDWQGERRQFAVVLLSLRLLAKFLGFVAFLPYRGPEPPPTGELQDSILALRSQVPPVLDVRTLLQRGLQARRAVLTVPWLVEFLSFADHVVPLLDYYRDIFILLLRLHRSLVLSQESEAKMCFLNKLLLLAVLGWLFQIPTVPEDLFFLEEGPSDAFEVDTVAPEHGLDAAPVVDQQLLYTCCPYIGELRKLLALWVSGSTGRSGGFMRKITPTTTTGLGAQPSGTSQGLQARLAHAFFHNQPPSLRRTVEFVAERIGSNCVKHIKATLVADLVRQAESLLQEQLVTQGEEGGDPAQLLEILCSQLCPHGAQALALGREFCQRKSPGAVRALLPEETPAAVLSSAENIAVGLATEKACAWLSANITALIRREVKAAVSRTLRAQGPEPAARGERRGCSRACEHHAPLPSHLISEIKDVLSLAVGPRDPDEGVSPEHLEQLLGQLGQTLRCRQFLCPPAEQHLAKCSVDLASLLVADQIPILGPPAQYRLERGQARRLLHMLLSLWKEDFQGPVPLQLLLSPRNVGLLADTRPREWDLLLFLLRELVEKGLMGRMEIEACLGSLHQAQWPGDFAEELATLSNLFLAEPHLPEPQLRTCELVQPNRGTVLAQS, encoded by the exons GCGCGCAGCACCCGGGGTTCGGAG GATAACCCCGGGGAGGCGGCCGCGCTGAGCTCACTCCGGCCCCTGCGGAAAGAATTCGTACCGTTCCTGTTGAACTTCCTGAGGGAGCAGAGCAGCCGCGTCCTCCCGCAGGGGCCCCCGACCCCCGCCAAGGCCCCGGGCGCCTCGGCAGCCTTGCCAGGGAGGCCGGGAGGCCCGTCGCGGGGCAGCCGCGGGGCGCGCAGCCAGCTTTTCCCTCCGACCGAGGCCCCGAGCACCGCCGCCGAGGCCCCTCTGGCCCGCCGCGGGGGCAGGAGGCGGGGCCCGGGGCCGGCCCGCGAGCGTGGAGGCCGCGGCCTGGAGGAGGGGGTCAGCGGGGAGAACCTGCCCGGAGCCGGGGGCCGGAGGCTTAGGGGCTCTGGCAGCCCCAGCCGCCCCAGCCTCACGCTCTCTGATCCACCAAACCTCAGCAACCTGGAGGAGTTCCCTCCCGTAGGCTCGGTTCCCCCCGGCCCTACAGG GACGAAGCCTTCTCGCAGGATCAACCCAACTCCGGTGAGCGAAGAGCGGTCACTCTCCAAGCCCAAGACCTGCTTCACCTCACCCCCCATCAACTGTGTCCCCAATTCCCAACCCTCAGCCCTGGACACTAGCCCTTGGGGCCTTGGCCTTCCCCCAGGGTGCAGAAGTCTGCAAGAGGAGCGGGAGATGCTCAGGAAGGAGCG CTCTAAGCAGCTGCAGCAGTCACCTACCCCCACCTGTCCCACCCCAGAACTGGGGTCGCCCCTCCCCAGCCGGGCAGGAAGCCTCACAGATGAACCTGCAGACCCTGCCAGAGTGTCTTCCCGCCAGCGCCTGGAGCTGGTAGCCCTTGTTTACTCCTCGTGCATTGCTG AGAACCTCGTACCAAACCTCTTCTTGGAGCTTTTCTTCGTCTTTCAGCTGCTCACTGCCCGGAGGATGGTGACTGCCAAGAACAGTGACCCTGAACTAAGTCCAGGTGTCCTAG ATTCCCTGGAAAGCCCACTGTTCCAAAGCATCCACGATTGTGTCTTCTTTGCAGTGCAGGTTTTGGAGTGTCACTTTCA GGTTCTTTCCAACCTGGACAAAGGGACCTTGAAGCTGCTGGCTGAGAATGAGCGGCTGCTGTGCTTCTCACCAGCTCTGCAAGGCCGCCTTCGAGCTGCCTATGAGGGCAGTGTTGCCAAG GTCTCTCTGGCAATGCCTCCTTCTGCTCAAGCTGTCTCCTTTCAGCCAGAGACTGACAATCGTGCCAACTTCTCCAGTGACCGAGcctttcatacttttaaaaaacagag GGATGTGTTTTATGAGGTGCTGCGAGAGTGGGAAGATCACCATGAGGAGCCTGGCTGGGATTTTGAGAAGGGCTTGGGCAGCAGAATCAG GGCCATGATGGGccagctctctgcagcctgcaGCCACAGCCACTTTGTTCGGCTTTTCCAAAAACAACTACTCCAG ATGTGTCAGAGCCCTGGTGGTGCTGGGGGCACCGTCTTGGGCGAGGCCCCAGATGTGTTGAGTATGCTGGGAGCTGACAAGCTGGGGCGGTTGTGGCGCCTACAGGAACGGCTTATGGCTCCTCAGAGCAGTGGGGGGCCCTGCCCACCCCCGACCTTCCCAGGCTGTCAAGGCTTCTTTAGGGACTTCATCCTTAGTGCCAGCAG CTTCCAGTTTAACCAGCATCTCATGGACAGTCTGAGCCTGAAGATCCGGGAGCTCAATGGCCTGGCCTTGCCCCAGCATGAGCCCAGTGATGAAGACGGGGAGTCAGATGTAGACTGGCAG GGTGAGCGGAGGCAATTTGCTGTGGTGCTTCTTAGCCTGAGACTTTTGGCTAAATTCCTGGGCTTTGTGGCTTTCCTGCCATACCGGGGGCCTGAACCTCCCCCGACCGGTGAGCTTCAGGACTCCATTCTGGCCCTCAGGAGCCAG GTCCCTCCGGTCCTGGATGTGCGGACTCTGCTGCAGCGAGGGCTGCAGGCCCGCCGGGCGGTGCTCACCGTGCCCTGGCTGGTGGAGTTTCTCTCCTTTGCTGACCATGTTGTTCCCTTGCTGGACTATTACCGGGACATCTTCATTCTCCTGCTGCGCCTGCACCG GAGCTTGGTGTTGTCGCAGGAGAGTGAGGCGAAGATGTGTTTCCTGAACAAGCTGCTGCTCCTTGCTGTCCTGGGCTGGCTTTTCCAG ATTCCCACAGTCCCTGAGGACTTGTTCTTTCTGGAAGAGGGTCCCTCAGATGCCTTTGAGGTGGACACAGTAGCCCCAGAGCATGGCTTG GACGCGGCGCCTGTGGTGGACCAGCAGCTGCTTTACACCTGCTGCCCCTACATCG GGGAGCTCCGGAAACTGCTGGCGCTGTGGGTGTCAGGCAGCACTGGACGGAGTGGGGGCTTCATGAGGAAAATCACCCCCACCACGACCACCGGGCTGGGAGCCCAGCCTTCCGGGACCAGCCAGGGGCTGCAG GCGCGGCTTGCCCACGCCTTTTTCCACAACCAGCCACCCTCCCTGCGCCGGACTGTAGAGTTTGTGGCAGAGAGAATTGGATCAAACTGTGTCAAACATATCAA GGCTACACTGGTGGCAGATCTGGTGCGCCAGGCAGAGTCACTTCTCCAAGAGCAGCTGGTGAcccagggagaggaagggggagaCCCAGCCCAACTGTTGGAGATCTTGTGTTCCCAGCTGTGCCCCCACGGGGCCCAGGCATTGGCCCTGGGGCGGGA GTTCTGTCAAAGGAAAAGCCCTGGGGCTGTGCGGGCGCTGCTTCCAGAGGAGACCCCGGCAGCT GTTCTGAGCAGTGCAGAGAACATTGCTGTGGGGCTTGCAACAGAGAAAGCCTGTGCTTGGCTGTCAGCCAATATCACAG CACTGATCAGGAGGGAGGTGAAAGCAGCAGTGAGTCGCACACTTCGAGCCCAGGGTCCTGAACCTGCTGCCCGGGGGGAGCGGAGGGGCTGCTCCCGCGCCTGTGAGCACcatgctcccctcccctcccacctcatctCCGAGATCAAA GACGTGCTCTCCTTGGCCGTGGGGCCACGGGACCCTGACGAAGGAGTTTCCCCAGAGCATCTGGAACAGCTCCTAGGCCAGCTGGGCCAGACACTGCGGTGCCGCCAG TTCCTGTGCCCACCTGCTGAGCAGCATCTGGCAAAGTGCTCTGTGGACTTAGCTTCCCTCCTCG TTGCAGATCAAATTCCCATCCTAGGTCCCCCGGCACAGTACAGGCTGGAGAGAGGGCAGGCTCGAAGGCTTCTGCACATGCTGCTTTCCTTGTGGAAGGAAGACTTTCAGGGGCCAGTTCcgctgcagctgctgctgagCCCAAGAAATGTGGGGCTTCTGGCAGACACAAGGCCCAGGGAG TGGGACTTGCTGCTGTTCTTGCTCCGGGAGCTGGTGGAGAAGGGTCTGATGGGAAGGATGGAGATAGAGGCCTGCCTAGGCAGCCTCCACCAGGCCCAGTGGCCAGGG GACTTTGCTGAAGAATTAGCAACACTGTCTAACCTGTTTCTAGCTGAGCCCCACCTGCCGGAACCCCAGCTAAGAACTTGTGAGTTGGTGCAGCCAAACCGGGGCACTGTGCTGGCCCAGAGCTAG
- the LOC111529177 gene encoding codanin-1 isoform X4 yields the protein MAAVLESLLREEVSVAAVVRWIARSTRGSEDNPGEAAALSSLRPLRKEFVPFLLNFLREQSSRVLPQGPPTPAKAPGASAALPGRPGGPSRGSRGARSQLFPPTEAPSTAAEAPLARRGGRRRGPGPARERGGRGLEEGVSGENLPGAGGRRLRGSGSPSRPSLTLSDPPNLSNLEEFPPVGSVPPGPTGRTKPSRRINPTPVSEERSLSKPKTCFTSPPINCVPNSQPSALDTSPWGLGLPPGCRSLQEEREMLRKERSKQLQQSPTPTCPTPELGSPLPSRAGSLTDEPADPARVSSRQRLELVALVYSSCIAENLVPNLFLELFFVFQLLTARRMVTAKNSDPELSPGVLDSLESPLFQSIHDCVFFAVQVLECHFQVLSNLDKGTLKLLAENERLLCFSPALQGRLRAAYEGSVAKVSLAMPPSAQAVSFQPETDNRANFSSDRAFHTFKKQRDVFYEVLREWEDHHEEPGWDFEKGLGSRIRAMMGQLSAACSHSHFVRLFQKQLLQMCQSPGGAGGTVLGEAPDVLSMLGADKLGRLWRLQERLMAPQSSGGPCPPPTFPGCQGFFRDFILSASSFQFNQHLMDSLSLKIRELNGLALPQHEPSDEDGESDVDWQGERRQFAVVLLSLRLLAKFLGFVAFLPYRGPEPPPTGELQDSILALRSQVPPVLDVRTLLQRGLQARRAVLTVPWLVEFLSFADHVVPLLDYYRDIFILLLRLHRSLVLSQESEAKMCFLNKLLLLAVLGWLFQIPTVPEDLFFLEEGPSDAFEVDTVAPEHGLDAAPVVDQQLLYTCCPYIGELRKLLALWVSGSTGRSGGFMRKITPTTTTGLGAQPSGTSQGLQARLAHAFFHNQPPSLRRTVEFVAERIGSNCVKHIKATLVADLVRQAESLLQEQLVTQGEEGGDPAQLLEILCSQLCPHGAQALALGREFCQRKSPGAVRALLPEETPAAVLSSAENIAVGLATEKACAWLSANITALIRREVKAAVSRTLRAQGPEPAARGERRGCSRACEHHAPLPSHLISEIKDVLSLAVGPRDPDEGVSPEHLEQLLGQLGQTLRCRQFLCPPAEQHLAKCSVDLASLLVADQIPILGPPAQYRLERGQARRLLHMLLSLWKEDFQGPVPLQLLLSPRNVGLLADTRPREWDLLLFLLRELVEKGLMGRMEIEACLGSLHQAQWPGDFAEELATLSNLFLAEPHLPEPQLRTCELVQPNRGTVLAQS from the exons GCGCGCAGCACCCGGGGTTCGGAG GATAACCCCGGGGAGGCGGCCGCGCTGAGCTCACTCCGGCCCCTGCGGAAAGAATTCGTACCGTTCCTGTTGAACTTCCTGAGGGAGCAGAGCAGCCGCGTCCTCCCGCAGGGGCCCCCGACCCCCGCCAAGGCCCCGGGCGCCTCGGCAGCCTTGCCAGGGAGGCCGGGAGGCCCGTCGCGGGGCAGCCGCGGGGCGCGCAGCCAGCTTTTCCCTCCGACCGAGGCCCCGAGCACCGCCGCCGAGGCCCCTCTGGCCCGCCGCGGGGGCAGGAGGCGGGGCCCGGGGCCGGCCCGCGAGCGTGGAGGCCGCGGCCTGGAGGAGGGGGTCAGCGGGGAGAACCTGCCCGGAGCCGGGGGCCGGAGGCTTAGGGGCTCTGGCAGCCCCAGCCGCCCCAGCCTCACGCTCTCTGATCCACCAAACCTCAGCAACCTGGAGGAGTTCCCTCCCGTAGGCTCGGTTCCCCCCGGCCCTACAGG CAGGACGAAGCCTTCTCGCAGGATCAACCCAACTCCGGTGAGCGAAGAGCGGTCACTCTCCAAGCCCAAGACCTGCTTCACCTCACCCCCCATCAACTGTGTCCCCAATTCCCAACCCTCAGCCCTGGACACTAGCCCTTGGGGCCTTGGCCTTCCCCCAGGGTGCAGAAGTCTGCAAGAGGAGCGGGAGATGCTCAGGAAGGAGCG CTCTAAGCAGCTGCAGCAGTCACCTACCCCCACCTGTCCCACCCCAGAACTGGGGTCGCCCCTCCCCAGCCGGGCAGGAAGCCTCACAGATGAACCTGCAGACCCTGCCAGAGTGTCTTCCCGCCAGCGCCTGGAGCTGGTAGCCCTTGTTTACTCCTCGTGCATTGCTG AGAACCTCGTACCAAACCTCTTCTTGGAGCTTTTCTTCGTCTTTCAGCTGCTCACTGCCCGGAGGATGGTGACTGCCAAGAACAGTGACCCTGAACTAAGTCCAGGTGTCCTAG ATTCCCTGGAAAGCCCACTGTTCCAAAGCATCCACGATTGTGTCTTCTTTGCAGTGCAGGTTTTGGAGTGTCACTTTCA GGTTCTTTCCAACCTGGACAAAGGGACCTTGAAGCTGCTGGCTGAGAATGAGCGGCTGCTGTGCTTCTCACCAGCTCTGCAAGGCCGCCTTCGAGCTGCCTATGAGGGCAGTGTTGCCAAG GTCTCTCTGGCAATGCCTCCTTCTGCTCAAGCTGTCTCCTTTCAGCCAGAGACTGACAATCGTGCCAACTTCTCCAGTGACCGAGcctttcatacttttaaaaaacagag GGATGTGTTTTATGAGGTGCTGCGAGAGTGGGAAGATCACCATGAGGAGCCTGGCTGGGATTTTGAGAAGGGCTTGGGCAGCAGAATCAG GGCCATGATGGGccagctctctgcagcctgcaGCCACAGCCACTTTGTTCGGCTTTTCCAAAAACAACTACTCCAG ATGTGTCAGAGCCCTGGTGGTGCTGGGGGCACCGTCTTGGGCGAGGCCCCAGATGTGTTGAGTATGCTGGGAGCTGACAAGCTGGGGCGGTTGTGGCGCCTACAGGAACGGCTTATGGCTCCTCAGAGCAGTGGGGGGCCCTGCCCACCCCCGACCTTCCCAGGCTGTCAAGGCTTCTTTAGGGACTTCATCCTTAGTGCCAGCAG CTTCCAGTTTAACCAGCATCTCATGGACAGTCTGAGCCTGAAGATCCGGGAGCTCAATGGCCTGGCCTTGCCCCAGCATGAGCCCAGTGATGAAGACGGGGAGTCAGATGTAGACTGGCAG GGTGAGCGGAGGCAATTTGCTGTGGTGCTTCTTAGCCTGAGACTTTTGGCTAAATTCCTGGGCTTTGTGGCTTTCCTGCCATACCGGGGGCCTGAACCTCCCCCGACCGGTGAGCTTCAGGACTCCATTCTGGCCCTCAGGAGCCAG GTCCCTCCGGTCCTGGATGTGCGGACTCTGCTGCAGCGAGGGCTGCAGGCCCGCCGGGCGGTGCTCACCGTGCCCTGGCTGGTGGAGTTTCTCTCCTTTGCTGACCATGTTGTTCCCTTGCTGGACTATTACCGGGACATCTTCATTCTCCTGCTGCGCCTGCACCG GAGCTTGGTGTTGTCGCAGGAGAGTGAGGCGAAGATGTGTTTCCTGAACAAGCTGCTGCTCCTTGCTGTCCTGGGCTGGCTTTTCCAG ATTCCCACAGTCCCTGAGGACTTGTTCTTTCTGGAAGAGGGTCCCTCAGATGCCTTTGAGGTGGACACAGTAGCCCCAGAGCATGGCTTG GACGCGGCGCCTGTGGTGGACCAGCAGCTGCTTTACACCTGCTGCCCCTACATCG GGGAGCTCCGGAAACTGCTGGCGCTGTGGGTGTCAGGCAGCACTGGACGGAGTGGGGGCTTCATGAGGAAAATCACCCCCACCACGACCACCGGGCTGGGAGCCCAGCCTTCCGGGACCAGCCAGGGGCTGCAG GCGCGGCTTGCCCACGCCTTTTTCCACAACCAGCCACCCTCCCTGCGCCGGACTGTAGAGTTTGTGGCAGAGAGAATTGGATCAAACTGTGTCAAACATATCAA GGCTACACTGGTGGCAGATCTGGTGCGCCAGGCAGAGTCACTTCTCCAAGAGCAGCTGGTGAcccagggagaggaagggggagaCCCAGCCCAACTGTTGGAGATCTTGTGTTCCCAGCTGTGCCCCCACGGGGCCCAGGCATTGGCCCTGGGGCGGGA GTTCTGTCAAAGGAAAAGCCCTGGGGCTGTGCGGGCGCTGCTTCCAGAGGAGACCCCGGCAGCT GTTCTGAGCAGTGCAGAGAACATTGCTGTGGGGCTTGCAACAGAGAAAGCCTGTGCTTGGCTGTCAGCCAATATCACAG CACTGATCAGGAGGGAGGTGAAAGCAGCAGTGAGTCGCACACTTCGAGCCCAGGGTCCTGAACCTGCTGCCCGGGGGGAGCGGAGGGGCTGCTCCCGCGCCTGTGAGCACcatgctcccctcccctcccacctcatctCCGAGATCAAA GACGTGCTCTCCTTGGCCGTGGGGCCACGGGACCCTGACGAAGGAGTTTCCCCAGAGCATCTGGAACAGCTCCTAGGCCAGCTGGGCCAGACACTGCGGTGCCGCCAG TTCCTGTGCCCACCTGCTGAGCAGCATCTGGCAAAGTGCTCTGTGGACTTAGCTTCCCTCCTCG TTGCAGATCAAATTCCCATCCTAGGTCCCCCGGCACAGTACAGGCTGGAGAGAGGGCAGGCTCGAAGGCTTCTGCACATGCTGCTTTCCTTGTGGAAGGAAGACTTTCAGGGGCCAGTTCcgctgcagctgctgctgagCCCAAGAAATGTGGGGCTTCTGGCAGACACAAGGCCCAGGGAG TGGGACTTGCTGCTGTTCTTGCTCCGGGAGCTGGTGGAGAAGGGTCTGATGGGAAGGATGGAGATAGAGGCCTGCCTAGGCAGCCTCCACCAGGCCCAGTGGCCAGGG GACTTTGCTGAAGAATTAGCAACACTGTCTAACCTGTTTCTAGCTGAGCCCCACCTGCCGGAACCCCAGCTAAGAACTTGTGAGTTGGTGCAGCCAAACCGGGGCACTGTGCTGGCCCAGAGCTAG